One segment of Herpetosiphonaceae bacterium DNA contains the following:
- a CDS encoding DUF4256 domain-containing protein, whose translation MNTIDSNKKALPPEQREELLSVLKARFEKNMNRHTGLAWTNVQAKLEANPEKLWSLNEMERTGGEPDVIGHDTKTGEYIFCDCSAESPKGRRSVCYDREALESRKEHKPEDSALDMAAAMGIELLAEEHYRELQKLGNFDLKTSSWVKTPIHIRKLGGALFCDRRYDRVFVYHNGAESYYAARGFRGSLRV comes from the coding sequence ATGAACACCATTGATAGCAACAAAAAGGCGTTGCCGCCAGAACAACGTGAAGAACTCCTCAGCGTATTAAAAGCCCGTTTTGAGAAAAACATGAACCGCCATACAGGTCTTGCATGGACCAACGTACAAGCAAAGCTGGAAGCTAACCCTGAAAAACTGTGGTCGCTCAATGAAATGGAACGAACTGGCGGTGAACCGGATGTTATTGGTCATGATACAAAGACGGGTGAATACATCTTTTGTGATTGTTCAGCAGAAAGTCCCAAAGGCCGCAGAAGTGTTTGTTACGACCGTGAAGCACTGGAGTCACGGAAAGAACATAAACCAGAAGATAGCGCTCTTGATATGGCAGCGGCCATGGGCATTGAGCTGCTAGCGGAAGAACACTATCGAGAGCTACAGAAACTTGGAAACTTCGATTTGAAAACATCGAGCTGGGTGAAAACACCAATTCATATTAGAAAGCTTGGCGGCGCCCTCTTTTGTGATCGCCGCTACGACAGGGTCTTTGTGTATCACAACGGAGCAGAATCTTACTATGCCGCCAGGGGTTTTCGCGGCTCGCTAAGGGTCTGA
- the carB gene encoding carbamoyl-phosphate synthase large subunit, which translates to MPKRTDISTILILGAGPIVIGQACEFDYSGVQACKALREEDYRVVLVNSNPATIMTDPEFADATYIEPLTVESVRRIIAKERPDAVLPTVGGQTALNLAVDLHTAGVLQEFGCELIGASVEAVEIAEDRQLFKDAMARVGLPVASSGTAHTVEEALEIVKTTGFPSIIRPSFTLGGTGGGIAYNIEEFRAIVENGLDLSPVHQVLVEESVIGWKEFELEVMRDRADNVVIICSIENLDPMGVHTGDSITVAPAQTLTDREYQRLRNMAVQVMSAVGVETGGSNVQFAVNPRDGRALVIEMNPRVSRSSALASKATGFPIAKIAAKLAVGYTLDELPNDITRETPASFEPTLDYVVVKVPRFAFEKFPGAQPNLGTQMKSVGEAMAIGRTFAEAWQKALRSLETGRAGWGADGKETVDPERLREYLITPRPERPFYVRYALQSGMNESQIARITGYDPWFVAQFAEILNLEGRLRAFNLDTVPPQLLREAKRSGFSDEQLAHLLHVERGDSGGARASSTIAPSLIVRRRREALGIVPTYHRVDTCAAEFPAHTPYLYSSYETESEADPTDRPKVIILGSGPNRIGQGLEFDYCCCHAVFALRELGYETIMINCNPETVSTDYDTADRLYFEPLTLEDVLNVVEAERQGFGDPRAPYPPVIVQFGGQTPLKLARALEAAGVPIWGTTPESIDLAEDRERFGALLRDHHIPQPANGTATSTEGALDVARRIGYPVIVRPSYVLGGRGMAIVYNDEALTRYMREAADISPDHPVLIDQFLEDAFEFDVDAISDGDDVVVAGIMHQIELAGIHSGDSAAVLPAALIPQAHLDTMRRYTIDLARALNVVGLMNIQFAMKDGIVYVLEVNPRASRTVPFVSKATGRPWAKVAAQVMAGSKLRDLGITHEPQVVGFHVKEVVLPWTKFPGVDTNLGPEMRSTGEGMGSGETFGEAFAKAQLGCSHFLPLTGSVFLSVNDHDKARLVPIARGFSELGFRIVATTGTAEYLEQQGVHAATVFKVNEGRPNVVDLIKNGEIDLIVNTPLGRASFFDELAMRRAGVQYGVTSITTLTGAAAAVEAIKALRSGAWTVRSLQEWHAR; encoded by the coding sequence ATGCCAAAACGAACAGATATATCCACGATCCTGATCCTCGGCGCTGGTCCGATCGTCATCGGTCAGGCGTGCGAGTTCGACTACTCCGGCGTGCAGGCGTGCAAGGCGCTGCGCGAAGAAGACTACCGCGTCGTGCTGGTCAACTCCAACCCCGCGACGATCATGACCGACCCTGAGTTTGCCGACGCGACCTACATCGAGCCGCTGACCGTCGAGAGCGTGCGGCGGATCATCGCCAAGGAGCGTCCCGACGCGGTGTTGCCGACGGTGGGCGGCCAGACCGCGCTCAATCTGGCGGTCGATCTGCATACGGCGGGCGTGCTTCAGGAGTTCGGCTGCGAGCTGATCGGCGCGTCGGTGGAGGCGGTGGAGATTGCCGAGGATCGCCAGCTTTTCAAAGACGCGATGGCCCGCGTGGGATTGCCTGTCGCCAGCAGCGGCACCGCGCACACCGTCGAAGAGGCGCTGGAGATCGTCAAGACCACCGGCTTTCCGTCGATCATCCGGCCCTCGTTCACGCTCGGCGGCACGGGCGGCGGCATCGCCTACAACATCGAGGAGTTTCGCGCGATCGTCGAGAACGGCCTGGATCTCTCGCCGGTGCATCAGGTACTCGTCGAAGAGAGCGTGATCGGCTGGAAAGAGTTCGAGCTAGAGGTCATGCGCGATCGAGCCGACAACGTCGTGATCATCTGCTCGATCGAAAACCTCGACCCGATGGGCGTGCATACCGGCGACAGCATCACGGTCGCGCCCGCGCAGACGCTCACCGACCGAGAGTACCAGCGCTTGCGCAACATGGCCGTGCAGGTCATGAGCGCGGTCGGCGTCGAGACGGGCGGCTCGAACGTCCAGTTTGCGGTCAATCCCCGCGACGGTCGCGCGCTGGTGATCGAGATGAACCCGCGCGTCTCGCGCTCCTCGGCGCTGGCCTCCAAAGCCACGGGCTTTCCGATCGCCAAGATCGCGGCCAAGCTGGCGGTCGGCTACACGCTCGACGAGCTGCCCAACGACATCACGCGCGAGACGCCCGCCTCGTTCGAGCCGACGCTTGATTATGTGGTGGTGAAAGTGCCGCGCTTCGCCTTCGAGAAGTTTCCGGGCGCGCAGCCCAACCTGGGCACGCAGATGAAATCGGTGGGCGAGGCGATGGCGATCGGGCGGACCTTCGCCGAGGCGTGGCAGAAGGCGCTGCGCAGCCTCGAAACCGGTCGCGCGGGCTGGGGCGCCGACGGCAAAGAGACGGTCGACCCGGAGCGGCTGCGCGAGTATCTGATCACGCCGCGTCCTGAGCGGCCCTTCTACGTGCGCTACGCGCTCCAGAGCGGCATGAACGAAAGCCAGATCGCGCGCATCACGGGCTACGATCCGTGGTTCGTGGCGCAGTTCGCCGAGATCTTGAACCTGGAAGGCCGTCTGCGGGCCTTCAACCTCGATACCGTCCCGCCGCAACTGCTGCGCGAGGCCAAGCGTTCGGGCTTTAGCGACGAGCAACTGGCGCATCTGCTGCATGTGGAGCGCGGCGACAGCGGAGGTGCGCGAGCGTCATCCACGATTGCTCCTTCGCTCATCGTTCGTCGGCGGCGCGAGGCGCTGGGCATCGTGCCGACATATCACCGCGTGGACACCTGCGCCGCCGAGTTTCCGGCGCACACGCCCTACCTCTACTCGTCGTATGAAACCGAGAGCGAGGCCGATCCCACCGACCGGCCCAAGGTGATCATCCTGGGCAGCGGGCCGAACCGCATCGGGCAGGGATTGGAGTTCGACTACTGCTGCTGCCATGCGGTCTTTGCGCTGCGCGAGCTGGGCTACGAGACGATCATGATCAACTGCAACCCGGAGACTGTCTCCACCGACTACGACACCGCCGACCGGCTCTACTTCGAGCCGCTGACCCTTGAGGACGTGCTCAACGTGGTCGAGGCGGAGCGCCAGGGCTTCGGCGATCCGCGTGCGCCGTATCCCCCGGTGATCGTCCAGTTCGGCGGGCAGACGCCGCTCAAGCTGGCGCGGGCGCTCGAAGCGGCGGGCGTGCCGATCTGGGGCACGACGCCGGAGTCGATCGATCTGGCCGAGGACCGCGAGCGCTTCGGGGCGCTGCTGCGCGACCATCACATTCCGCAGCCCGCCAACGGCACGGCGACCTCGACTGAGGGTGCGCTCGACGTGGCGCGGCGCATCGGCTACCCGGTGATCGTGCGGCCCTCGTACGTCCTGGGCGGTCGCGGCATGGCGATCGTCTATAACGACGAGGCGCTGACGCGCTACATGCGCGAGGCCGCCGACATCTCGCCCGATCATCCGGTGCTGATCGATCAATTTCTGGAAGACGCCTTCGAGTTCGACGTGGACGCCATCTCGGACGGCGACGATGTGGTTGTGGCGGGCATTATGCATCAGATCGAGCTGGCCGGCATTCACTCCGGCGACTCGGCGGCGGTGCTTCCGGCGGCGCTGATCCCGCAGGCGCATCTCGACACCATGCGGCGCTACACGATCGACCTGGCGCGGGCGCTCAACGTCGTCGGCCTGATGAACATCCAGTTCGCGATGAAGGACGGCATCGTCTACGTCCTGGAGGTCAACCCGCGCGCATCGCGCACTGTGCCCTTCGTCTCCAAGGCGACGGGCAGGCCGTGGGCCAAGGTCGCGGCGCAGGTGATGGCGGGCAGCAAGCTGCGCGACCTGGGCATTACCCACGAGCCGCAGGTGGTGGGCTTCCACGTCAAAGAGGTAGTGCTGCCCTGGACCAAGTTTCCGGGCGTGGATACCAACCTGGGGCCGGAGATGCGCTCGACGGGTGAGGGCATGGGATCGGGCGAAACCTTCGGCGAGGCGTTCGCCAAGGCGCAGCTTGGCTGTAGCCACTTCCTGCCGCTGACCGGATCGGTCTTCCTGAGCGTCAACGACCATGACAAGGCCAGGCTGGTGCCGATCGCGCGCGGCTTTAGCGAGCTTGGCTTTCGTATCGTCGCCACTACCGGCACCGCCGAGTACCTTGAGCAGCAGGGCGTGCATGCCGCGACGGTCTTCAAGGTCAACGAGGGTCGGCCCAACGTGGTCGACCTGATCAAGAACGGCGAGATCGACCTGATCGTCAATACGCCGCTGGGCCGGGCCAGCTTCTTCGACGAGCTGGCGATGCGCCGCGCGGGCGTGCAGTACGGCGTCACCTCGATCACCACGCTTACAGGCGCGGCGGCGGCGGTCGAGGCGATCAAGGCGCTGCGATCGGGAGCCTGGACCGTGCGCTCGCTCCAGGAGTGGCACGCGCGCTAG
- a CDS encoding TlyA family RNA methyltransferase has translation MKQRLDLVLVERNLVPTRAKAQALILAGSVFVNGQKRTKAGEQIDVEAAIEVRGALPFVGRGGFKLAHALTTFGLDVQGRSAIDVGACTGGFTDVLLQRGARQVVAIDVGYGQLDYRLRTDERVVVLERTNIRQLTALPGGALADCGVVDVSFISLKLVLPAMQQLLQPNAWIVALIKPQFEAGPQDVGRGGVVREPRVHRRVLHDVLAFAAGRHLPPHGLTVSPITGPAGNREFLAWLGGAGPALNLDRAIDDAVAAPLPTPSDSADADEI, from the coding sequence ATGAAACAACGACTCGATCTGGTATTAGTTGAGCGCAACCTGGTGCCGACGCGCGCGAAAGCGCAGGCATTGATTCTGGCCGGGAGCGTCTTCGTCAACGGGCAGAAGCGCACCAAAGCAGGCGAGCAGATCGATGTCGAGGCCGCGATCGAGGTGCGCGGCGCGCTGCCCTTCGTCGGGCGGGGCGGCTTCAAGCTGGCACACGCGCTGACGACCTTTGGGCTGGATGTGCAGGGCCGATCAGCGATCGATGTGGGCGCGTGTACCGGCGGCTTTACCGATGTGCTGCTGCAACGCGGTGCGCGTCAGGTCGTCGCGATCGACGTGGGCTATGGTCAGCTAGACTACCGCCTGCGGACCGATGAGCGCGTGGTCGTGCTGGAGCGCACCAACATTCGCCAGCTTACGGCGCTGCCCGGCGGCGCGCTGGCCGATTGCGGCGTGGTCGATGTGTCGTTTATCTCGCTGAAGCTGGTGCTGCCCGCGATGCAGCAGCTCTTGCAGCCGAACGCCTGGATCGTCGCGCTGATCAAGCCGCAGTTCGAGGCCGGGCCGCAGGATGTCGGGCGCGGCGGCGTGGTGCGCGAGCCACGTGTCCATCGCCGGGTGCTGCACGACGTGCTGGCGTTTGCCGCCGGAAGGCATCTTCCGCCGCACGGCCTGACCGTCTCGCCGATCACCGGACCGGCGGGCAACCGCGAGTTCCTGGCCTGGCTCGGCGGAGCGGGTCCGGCGCTCAACCTCGACCGGGCGATCGATGACGCTGTGGCAGCGCCACTGCCCACCCCCAGTGACAGCGCCGACGCCGACGAGATCTAA
- a CDS encoding SelT/SelW/SelH family (seleno)protein, whose amino-acid sequence MRISIEYCREUNYTPRAVSLADKLLAAYEDQITDLSLIPSGGGRFEVTCDGQLLFSKAALGRHAKPEEVLDAVKNRAPVTA is encoded by the coding sequence ATGCGGATTTCGATCGAATACTGCCGGGAATGAAACTACACTCCACGCGCCGTCAGTTTGGCGGACAAGCTCTTAGCAGCCTACGAAGACCAAATCACCGATCTGAGCCTGATCCCATCGGGTGGCGGGCGGTTTGAGGTGACGTGCGACGGCCAGCTGCTCTTCTCGAAAGCAGCGCTGGGACGGCACGCCAAGCCCGAAGAAGTGCTCGATGCGGTCAAAAACCGCGCGCCGGTCACAGCCTGA
- a CDS encoding menaquinone biosynthesis decarboxylase, translating to MAERVPHTFRDLREFVNYLDKRGQLRRIKTPVSNDLEITEITDRVSKSKTHNYALLFENVQGYDMPVLINAMGTEQRMAWALGLHSLEELRQRMASLVKPEIPSGPFDALRKLSELSEVVRYRPKTVDSAPCQEVVLTGDQVDVTRLPVLTCWPHDGGRYITLPMVISRDPVRRFRNVGMYRIQVYDKTTVGMHWQIHKGGAEQQREALRHNTGRMPVAVAIGSDPASIYAGSAPLPPGIDEIMFAGWLRRERVEMVKCKTIDLEVPANAEIVLEGYVDPSEKRLEGPFGDHTGYYSLADQYPVMHITAITRRRKPIYATTIVGYPPQEDYWLGKATERLFLPLMQLVIPELVDVNMPAEGVFHNVVIVSIKKRFPGQARKVMYGLWGLMLMSLSKFLIVVDEDVNVQDLNAVLFHVGSNVDPRRDTVIVDGPLDALDHSADHFAYGAKMGIDATRKDPVLDRFPREWPEDIRMTPEIVDLVSRKWRSYGIER from the coding sequence ATGGCTGAGCGCGTGCCGCATACATTTCGCGATTTGCGAGAGTTCGTCAACTATCTGGATAAGCGCGGTCAACTGAGACGGATCAAAACGCCCGTCTCGAATGACCTGGAGATCACAGAGATTACCGATCGGGTTTCCAAGAGCAAGACCCACAACTACGCGCTGCTCTTCGAGAACGTGCAGGGCTACGACATGCCCGTGCTGATCAACGCGATGGGCACCGAGCAGCGCATGGCCTGGGCGCTGGGTCTGCACTCGCTGGAGGAGTTGCGCCAGCGGATGGCCTCGCTGGTCAAGCCGGAGATTCCGTCCGGCCCGTTCGACGCGCTGCGCAAGCTGAGCGAGCTGTCGGAGGTGGTGCGGTACCGCCCCAAGACGGTCGATAGCGCGCCGTGCCAGGAGGTGGTGCTGACCGGCGATCAGGTCGATGTGACGCGGCTGCCGGTGCTCACGTGCTGGCCCCACGACGGCGGGCGCTACATCACGCTGCCGATGGTCATCTCGCGCGATCCCGTCCGCCGCTTTCGCAACGTCGGGATGTATCGCATCCAGGTGTACGACAAGACGACCGTCGGCATGCACTGGCAGATCCACAAGGGCGGCGCGGAGCAGCAGCGCGAGGCGCTGCGCCACAACACGGGCCGTATGCCGGTGGCGGTGGCGATCGGCAGCGATCCCGCCTCGATCTACGCAGGCTCAGCGCCGCTGCCGCCCGGCATCGACGAGATTATGTTTGCGGGCTGGCTCAGGCGCGAGCGGGTCGAGATGGTCAAATGCAAGACGATCGACCTTGAGGTGCCCGCCAACGCCGAGATCGTGCTGGAGGGCTACGTCGATCCGAGCGAAAAGCGGCTCGAAGGCCCCTTCGGGGATCATACCGGCTACTACTCGCTGGCCGATCAGTATCCGGTGATGCATATCACGGCGATCACCCGCCGCCGCAAGCCGATCTACGCCACGACGATCGTCGGCTACCCGCCGCAGGAGGATTACTGGCTGGGCAAAGCGACCGAGCGCCTTTTTCTGCCGCTGATGCAGCTTGTGATCCCGGAGCTGGTCGACGTGAATATGCCCGCCGAGGGTGTTTTCCACAACGTCGTGATCGTGTCGATCAAGAAGCGCTTTCCAGGCCAGGCGCGCAAGGTGATGTATGGCCTGTGGGGCCTGATGCTGATGTCGCTCTCCAAGTTCCTGATCGTCGTGGATGAGGATGTGAACGTGCAGGATCTCAACGCCGTGCTGTTCCACGTCGGCTCCAACGTCGATCCGCGCCGCGACACGGTGATCGTCGACGGGCCGCTAGACGCGCTGGATCACTCCGCCGACCATTTTGCCTACGGCGCGAAGATGGGCATCGACGCGACGCGCAAAGATCCGGTGCTGGATCGGTTTCCACGCGAGTGGCCGGAGGACATTCGGATGACGCCAGAGATCGTGGATCTGGTCAGCCGCAAGTGGCGCAGCTACGGCATCGAGCGCTGA
- a CDS encoding GAF domain-containing protein, translating into MAKRKLPAEPLLERELLADRARELMVLNAIAAAVAASLEPQPLLASALDHVLDLLDFDAGAIYTREDGKLELIVHRGIDAALIDERGVLRMEQPQIATLVAEHKPLALVDLRATPGLEPLATDAGFHSLLALPLFARGDVAGILVVLRAAAHALSAREITLLEAIADHIALALDNARLFAAEQQRRRQAETLRVAATAVGSTLDLSAVLETILAQLQEVVSYYSATVQLREGHEVRVIAVRGFVTDQDLRGIRFPLTDDYPNRRVIEEARTVLLPDAPAAYPNFDADHMLHIRSWMGVPLCYAGQAVGMITLDRTEPNAFTAAEAQLAESFAQQAALAIENARLFAAEQQRRRQSEALRKGALALTEALGLDAVLRRIVQQATELMETPMCALYELDPGSGQLTLRNTWDIPGASGASGAQIGEQIVSIAIKANRTVTVPDIGDADWRQKHDLAVPERTRLSFQSMLAAPLLVKGRIYGGIVVFYEHARNFSADEVQLLDIFADQAALALEHARLVDQSRQLAALEERQRIARDLHDSVTQTLFSLTLAAQAARTTATNDLAAADAMLQTVQDLASGALAEMRALIFELRPGALREAGLAAAIERFVGAFRSRTGIKVELELDSQRLPDAVEEALYRITSEALANVGKHACASQVKITLCHATTHVELHVRDNGVGFDPCQPAAGDHMGQRTMQERAAALGGSCVVQSAPGQGTDVVVKVPLVQSE; encoded by the coding sequence ATGGCAAAACGGAAACTTCCAGCCGAGCCGCTGCTGGAGCGCGAACTACTGGCCGACCGCGCGCGCGAACTGATGGTCCTGAACGCCATCGCCGCTGCCGTCGCCGCGTCGCTTGAGCCGCAGCCGCTGCTGGCGTCGGCGCTCGATCACGTGCTCGATCTGCTCGATTTCGACGCCGGAGCGATCTACACCCGCGAGGATGGAAAGCTGGAGCTGATCGTCCATCGCGGCATCGACGCGGCGCTGATCGACGAGCGCGGCGTGCTGAGAATGGAGCAGCCGCAGATCGCCACGCTGGTCGCTGAGCACAAGCCGCTGGCGCTCGTCGATCTACGCGCCACGCCGGGCCTTGAGCCGCTGGCGACCGATGCGGGCTTTCACTCGCTGCTGGCCCTGCCGCTCTTTGCGCGCGGCGATGTCGCCGGGATTCTGGTGGTGCTGCGCGCGGCAGCCCACGCCTTGAGCGCCCGCGAGATCACGCTGCTGGAGGCAATCGCCGACCATATCGCGCTGGCGCTTGACAACGCGCGGCTCTTCGCCGCCGAGCAGCAGCGCCGTCGGCAGGCCGAAACACTGCGTGTCGCGGCAACTGCGGTCGGCTCGACGCTCGATCTCTCCGCCGTGCTCGAAACGATCCTCGCGCAGCTTCAGGAGGTCGTCAGCTACTATAGCGCCACGGTCCAACTGCGCGAGGGGCACGAGGTGCGCGTGATCGCCGTGCGCGGCTTTGTCACCGATCAGGATCTGCGCGGCATTCGCTTCCCGCTCACCGACGATTATCCCAACCGCCGCGTGATCGAGGAGGCGCGCACCGTGCTGCTGCCCGACGCGCCCGCCGCCTATCCAAACTTCGACGCCGACCACATGCTGCATATCCGCTCGTGGATGGGCGTGCCGCTCTGCTACGCGGGCCAGGCGGTCGGCATGATTACGCTCGACCGGACGGAGCCGAATGCATTTACGGCGGCGGAGGCGCAGCTTGCCGAGAGCTTTGCACAGCAGGCGGCGCTCGCGATCGAGAACGCGCGGCTCTTCGCCGCCGAGCAGCAGCGCCGTCGCCAGTCGGAGGCGCTGCGTAAGGGCGCGCTGGCCCTGACCGAGGCGCTGGGCCTCGACGCGGTGCTGCGGCGGATCGTGCAGCAGGCGACCGAGCTGATGGAGACGCCGATGTGCGCGCTCTATGAGCTTGACCCCGGCAGCGGCCAGCTGACGCTGCGCAACACCTGGGATATTCCGGGCGCGTCCGGCGCGTCCGGCGCGCAGATCGGCGAGCAGATCGTCAGTATCGCGATCAAGGCCAATCGGACCGTGACCGTGCCCGACATCGGCGATGCCGACTGGCGGCAAAAGCATGATCTGGCCGTGCCGGAGCGTACCCGGCTTTCCTTCCAGAGTATGCTGGCCGCGCCGCTGCTGGTCAAAGGCCGGATCTATGGCGGCATCGTGGTCTTCTACGAGCACGCGCGCAACTTCAGCGCCGACGAGGTGCAACTGCTGGATATTTTCGCGGACCAGGCGGCGCTGGCGCTGGAGCACGCGCGGCTCGTCGATCAGTCGCGGCAGCTAGCAGCCCTGGAAGAGCGCCAGCGTATCGCGCGCGATCTGCACGACTCGGTGACACAGACGCTTTTTTCGCTGACGCTGGCCGCCCAGGCGGCGCGTACCACCGCCACCAACGATCTTGCCGCCGCCGATGCGATGCTGCAAACCGTGCAAGACCTGGCGAGCGGCGCGCTGGCAGAGATGCGCGCGCTGATCTTCGAGCTACGTCCGGGCGCACTGCGTGAGGCCGGGCTGGCCGCCGCGATCGAGCGATTCGTGGGCGCGTTCCGCTCGCGTACCGGGATCAAGGTCGAGCTGGAGCTTGACAGCCAGCGCTTGCCGGATGCCGTCGAGGAGGCGCTGTACCGCATTACCAGCGAGGCGCTCGCCAACGTGGGCAAGCACGCCTGCGCCAGCCAGGTCAAGATTACATTATGTCACGCAACCACCCATGTCGAGCTGCACGTGCGGGACAACGGCGTCGGCTTCGATCCGTGCCAGCCGGCGGCGGGCGATCACATGGGCCAGCGCACGATGCAGGAGCGCGCTGCGGCGCTTGGCGGCTCATGTGTCGTGCAGAGCGCTCCCGGCCAGGGAACGGACGTTGTCGTAAAGGTGCCACTGGTACAAAGCGAGTAA
- a CDS encoding response regulator transcription factor yields the protein MDRIKILLVDDHNVVRQGLKLFLATQPDIEVVGEADNGMAAVAAVAKYQPDVVLMDLVMPQLDGIAATQQIKTRYPDVEVIALTSFVEDAQVAAVVKAGAIGYLLKDVQPAELAAAIRAAQRGEVHLHPQAARRLMQAIGPKEQPPVAEPLTEREIEVLKALARGESNKQIADTLVVSEKTVKAHVSNILGKLGLQSRTQAVLYALRHGMVSLEDIPL from the coding sequence ATGGACCGGATTAAGATCTTGTTGGTCGACGATCATAATGTGGTGCGGCAGGGATTGAAGCTCTTTCTCGCCACGCAGCCCGACATCGAGGTAGTGGGCGAGGCCGATAACGGCATGGCGGCGGTGGCGGCGGTGGCGAAATACCAGCCCGACGTGGTGCTGATGGATCTGGTCATGCCGCAGCTCGACGGCATCGCGGCCACGCAGCAGATCAAAACGCGCTACCCCGACGTAGAGGTGATCGCGCTCACGTCGTTCGTGGAGGACGCGCAGGTCGCGGCGGTGGTCAAGGCGGGCGCGATCGGCTATCTGCTCAAGGACGTGCAGCCCGCCGAACTGGCGGCGGCGATCCGGGCGGCTCAGCGCGGCGAGGTGCATCTTCATCCACAGGCGGCGCGCAGGCTGATGCAGGCGATCGGCCCGAAAGAGCAGCCGCCGGTCGCCGAGCCGCTGACCGAGCGCGAGATCGAGGTGCTCAAAGCGCTGGCGCGGGGCGAGAGCAACAAGCAGATCGCCGACACGCTGGTGGTGAGCGAAAAGACCGTCAAAGCGCACGTCTCGAATATTTTGGGCAAGCTTGGGCTGCAAAGCCGGACCCAGGCGGTGCTCTATGCGCTGCGGCACGGCATGGTTTCGCTTGAAGATATTCCGCTGTAG